One Sporomusaceae bacterium ACPt DNA window includes the following coding sequences:
- the mprA_2 gene encoding Response regulator MprA codes for MKLLLVEDERKLTEALSHLLKKSGYAVDTAMDGETGLEMAVTGVHDIIILDRMLPRRDGIACLKELRSLGFDTPVLLLTARDAPKERVEGLDAGADDYLVKPFFAEELLARLRALTRRKGKDIVGDTICAAGLTLHPLRGEVVKGDKTIHLTLKESLLLELLMRNMDQVIPKERILEKVWGYNSETDIANVDLYIYYLRKKLNIANIKTVRGVGYFLQGDKDVQ; via the coding sequence ATGAAATTATTATTGGTAGAAGACGAACGCAAACTAACGGAAGCACTGTCCCATCTTTTAAAGAAAAGCGGTTATGCAGTGGATACCGCCATGGATGGAGAAACAGGTCTCGAAATGGCGGTCACCGGAGTTCACGACATTATCATCCTGGACCGCATGCTGCCCCGCCGCGACGGCATCGCCTGCCTAAAGGAGCTTCGCAGTCTGGGATTTGATACTCCGGTCCTGCTTTTAACAGCCAGGGACGCTCCCAAAGAGCGGGTGGAAGGCTTGGACGCCGGCGCCGACGATTATTTGGTAAAACCATTTTTCGCCGAGGAACTGCTGGCAAGGCTGCGTGCCCTAACCCGCAGAAAGGGCAAGGACATTGTCGGCGACACCATCTGTGCTGCCGGCCTGACTCTCCATCCGTTACGCGGTGAAGTCGTAAAAGGCGATAAGACCATTCACCTTACATTGAAAGAATCGTTACTTTTAGAGTTGTTGATGCGCAATATGGACCAAGTAATTCCCAAAGAACGCATTCTGGAGAAAGTTTGGGGTTACAATTCTGAAACCGATATTGCTAACGTCGATCTGTACATTTATTACTTGCGCAAAAAGCTCAACATTGCCAACATCAAGACAGTGCGCGGCGTGGGCTATTTTCTTCAGGGAGACAAGGATGTTCAATAA
- the sigH_2 gene encoding RNA polymerase sigma-H factor: protein MLKYCFDDAGSLDNEKFNCLVGKFRKIIYAYANNYYLPGGDVDDLYQWGLLGLYKAVLQYEDNSRHSFDLIARINIKNMIKSAITMANRKKHMAANYAWSLHQASDDNGPDGNMKLVYRLGVDNEIRDPLELIIDNESVQKIKEAINSRLSSTERRIMMLYMSGYKQRYISGKLNFEPKVIDNAIQRARKKLSDYLLPGKKKYSNRKR, encoded by the coding sequence ATGCTAAAATATTGTTTTGATGATGCCGGCAGTCTTGATAATGAGAAATTTAACTGCTTGGTTGGTAAGTTCAGGAAGATTATCTATGCATATGCAAATAATTATTACTTGCCGGGAGGGGATGTTGACGACCTGTATCAGTGGGGTTTGCTCGGCTTATATAAAGCCGTTTTACAGTATGAAGATAATAGTCGGCATAGTTTCGATTTGATAGCCAGAATAAATATTAAAAATATGATTAAGTCGGCAATAACGATGGCCAATAGGAAAAAGCATATGGCAGCAAATTATGCCTGGTCATTGCATCAGGCAAGCGACGATAATGGACCTGACGGCAATATGAAGCTTGTTTACCGGTTGGGTGTAGACAATGAGATTAGAGATCCGCTTGAGTTAATCATAGATAACGAATCTGTGCAAAAAATTAAAGAAGCCATTAACAGCAGATTGTCCTCTACTGAACGCAGGATAATGATGCTCTATATGAGTGGCTATAAACAGAGATATATTTCGGGAAAACTTAATTTTGAACCTAAAGTGATTGATAACGCAATACAGCGCGCCAGGAAAAAGTTATCTGACTACCTATTACCCGGCAAAAAAAAATACAGCAATAGAAAGAGGTAA
- the fliC_2 gene encoding B-type flagellin, whose protein sequence is MSMVINTNLSALNTYNQLNKNNALMNSSLEKLSSGYRINSAADDAAGLAISEKMRGQIRGLNQASSNAQDAISLTQTAEGALDETTSILQRMRELAVQASSDTLTEDDRTAIQDEVNQLRQEIDRIADDTEFNTKKLLNGELSKTATASGTNAASIDSAVAGTNTKAGVYDVTFTTAATQATVGSQANATANSTGTLTTATDVSSFAGDIQINGTTITIESGDTVDDVVKKINNVSGDTGVTATLDSTDATNNFIQLTSDSYGSNATISLSGATATLQDLFAATTGTETTVSDAGTDAVGTINGQTATGKGNTLTLNKSGDAADGLTVVGKDGTVADGDTATITVGTDNALYFQIGANEGQGIELAINNMDAYSLGVATSDGTDTGLDLSTSSKATAAITTIDSAINKVSSERAKLGAVENRLEHTINNLTTSSENLTAAESRIRDVDMASEMATYTKLSVLNQAATAMLAQANQLPQQVLSLLK, encoded by the coding sequence ATGTCAATGGTCATTAACACTAACTTGTCGGCTTTGAACACCTATAACCAACTGAACAAAAACAATGCTTTAATGAACTCATCCCTGGAGAAACTGTCGTCCGGCTACCGCATCAACAGTGCGGCTGACGATGCCGCCGGCTTAGCCATCTCGGAAAAAATGCGCGGCCAGATCCGCGGTCTTAATCAAGCCAGTTCCAACGCCCAGGACGCCATCTCGCTGACCCAGACGGCCGAAGGCGCCCTTGATGAAACCACCAGCATCCTGCAGCGCATGCGCGAGCTGGCAGTACAGGCGTCAAGCGATACTTTAACCGAAGATGACCGGACTGCCATCCAAGATGAAGTAAACCAGCTGCGTCAGGAAATTGACCGTATCGCTGACGACACCGAATTTAACACCAAAAAATTGCTTAATGGTGAGCTTTCTAAGACTGCTACTGCGTCCGGCACAAATGCTGCTTCTATTGATTCAGCCGTTGCAGGAACCAATACCAAAGCCGGCGTATACGATGTAACCTTTACTACGGCGGCAACCCAGGCAACTGTAGGCAGCCAAGCCAATGCAACAGCAAATAGCACTGGCACCTTAACAACCGCAACTGATGTAAGTTCATTTGCCGGAGATATTCAAATTAACGGCACCACTATTACTATCGAGTCTGGCGATACTGTCGATGACGTAGTTAAAAAGATTAATAATGTAAGCGGCGATACAGGCGTAACTGCCACTTTAGACTCAACCGACGCTACCAACAACTTTATTCAATTAACGTCTGATTCTTACGGCAGTAATGCTACGATCAGCTTATCAGGTGCTACGGCCACATTGCAAGATTTGTTTGCGGCAACAACTGGTACGGAAACAACTGTTTCGGACGCCGGCACCGACGCGGTTGGTACAATAAACGGCCAAACCGCTACCGGTAAAGGTAATACACTTACTTTGAATAAATCAGGCGATGCGGCTGACGGCCTTACTGTTGTCGGCAAAGACGGCACTGTTGCCGACGGCGATACCGCTACCATTACCGTAGGCACCGATAATGCCCTGTACTTCCAAATCGGCGCCAACGAAGGACAGGGTATAGAGCTTGCCATTAATAATATGGACGCCTACAGCCTGGGTGTTGCCACTTCGGACGGTACCGATACCGGGCTGGATTTATCTACGTCGAGTAAGGCTACTGCTGCCATCACCACAATCGACAGTGCCATTAACAAAGTTTCTTCCGAACGGGCTAAACTCGGCGCTGTTGAAAACCGCCTTGAACATACCATTAACAACCTGACCACTTCCAGTGAAAATCTGACTGCCGCCGAATCGCGCATCCGCGACGTTGATATGGCCTCCGAAATGGCTACCTACACCAAACTGAGTGTCCTTAACCAGGCGGCTACCGCCATGCTGGCCCAGGCCAACCAGCTGCCGCAACAGGTATTGTCTCTCTTGAAATAA
- the serA_1 gene encoding D-3-phosphoglycerate dehydrogenase: MKILVAETISEKGIEVLINAGASVDVNTKLSREQLLGIIGDYDAIIVRSVTKVNEEFYQKATKLKVVGRAGNGVDNIDMEGATKRGIIVVNTPESNVVSAAEHTIGLLLASCRNIPQAHARLQERVWDRSNLKGVELLNKTVGIVGLGRIGSLVATRLKAFGMNVIAYDPYISDARFKKFGVEKREKLEDLIKESDFITVHTPKTEETMGMIGKDQFKIAKKGVRVVNCARGGIIDEQALVEALKEKIVASAGIDVLVDEPNPTSPLLDLSNVVVTPHLGADTVEAQDNVGVTVAQEVISALKGEMVPNAVNLPTIQSRDLEVLKSYLQLGEILGKIYYQLEKEAVEKVEIMYSGEVAGLETSMITLAILKGLFEPVLKERVNYVNASLTAQSRGVIVTESKEAVADNYLTLIKVKIVSPKGNFTISGTVFGKGELRIVELNGYEFDVTPTPYMLMVENIDKPGVVGQIGTLLGVGKVNIATMQLGRNFADNRAMMVLTVDSEVSKETLQFIGSVEGVVKARSVKI, from the coding sequence ATGAAAATTTTAGTTGCAGAAACCATTTCCGAAAAAGGAATTGAAGTGTTGATTAATGCCGGCGCATCTGTGGATGTTAACACTAAACTTTCACGGGAACAATTACTGGGAATCATTGGCGATTATGATGCAATTATTGTCCGCAGCGTAACCAAGGTAAATGAAGAATTTTATCAAAAGGCCACTAAATTGAAAGTGGTGGGGCGTGCGGGCAACGGGGTAGACAATATTGATATGGAAGGTGCGACCAAACGCGGTATTATTGTGGTAAATACGCCGGAATCTAATGTGGTGTCAGCTGCAGAACATACCATTGGTTTATTACTTGCTTCTTGCCGGAATATTCCTCAGGCTCATGCCAGACTTCAGGAGCGGGTTTGGGACCGTTCTAATTTAAAAGGGGTTGAATTGTTAAATAAAACCGTAGGGATCGTGGGACTGGGCCGGATCGGGTCTTTAGTGGCTACCCGTTTAAAAGCTTTTGGTATGAATGTCATTGCTTATGATCCCTATATCAGTGACGCCCGGTTCAAAAAATTTGGCGTAGAGAAAAGAGAAAAACTGGAAGATTTAATCAAAGAATCGGATTTTATTACTGTTCATACTCCGAAAACAGAGGAAACCATGGGGATGATCGGTAAAGATCAATTTAAAATTGCTAAAAAAGGTGTCCGGGTCGTGAATTGTGCCCGGGGTGGCATTATTGACGAACAGGCTTTGGTAGAGGCTCTGAAAGAAAAAATTGTTGCCAGCGCGGGGATTGATGTATTAGTGGATGAACCCAATCCCACTTCGCCACTGCTGGATCTTAGCAATGTGGTTGTTACACCGCATTTGGGTGCCGATACCGTAGAGGCTCAGGACAATGTGGGGGTGACGGTAGCGCAGGAAGTCATCAGCGCGCTTAAGGGAGAGATGGTGCCCAATGCCGTCAACCTGCCTACCATCCAGAGCCGGGACCTTGAAGTGCTGAAATCCTATCTGCAGCTTGGTGAAATATTGGGAAAAATATATTACCAGTTAGAAAAAGAAGCAGTTGAAAAAGTAGAGATTATGTATAGTGGTGAAGTTGCCGGCCTCGAAACATCAATGATTACATTGGCAATACTTAAAGGGCTGTTTGAACCGGTGTTAAAGGAAAGAGTTAATTATGTTAATGCCAGCCTGACGGCTCAAAGCCGGGGCGTTATTGTAACCGAGAGCAAAGAAGCTGTAGCCGATAATTATTTGACCTTGATCAAGGTCAAAATCGTGTCCCCCAAAGGAAACTTCACGATCAGTGGTACGGTGTTTGGGAAAGGTGAGTTGCGTATTGTAGAACTCAACGGATATGAGTTTGATGTTACCCCAACCCCCTATATGCTTATGGTGGAAAATATAGACAAACCCGGTGTTGTCGGTCAAATTGGAACTCTGCTGGGAGTCGGCAAAGTAAATATCGCCACCATGCAACTTGGACGGAATTTTGCCGATAACCGCGCGATGATGGTGCTTACTGTTGATTCGGAAGTATCGAAAGAGACTCTGCAATTTATTGGAAGCGTGGAAGGTGTTGTAAAAGCACGGTCGGTCAAAATATAG
- the znuA gene encoding High-affinity zinc uptake system binding-protein ZnuA: MQRLVRKGIVVMLCAALVLTVAGCGNKAKSTQSAPDKLKVLTTIYPVYEFTRQVGGDKVEVAMLVPPGAEPHDWEPTAQDMVKIKESKLFLYHGAGLEPVDKLLKKDVVGTAKTVEVSKGIALLPGHSEDEDEGEDGHDHENKAEAKHQHEHEFDPHVWLDPVFARQEVRVIAGALSEVDPNNKEYYQKNAESYVQELAKLDQEYQSVIAKAKRRDIITSHTAFGYLAKRYNLDQVGIMGLSPDSEPTPDKMAKVVKFCRDHQVKYIFFETIVSPKLADTIAKETGAGLLVLNPVENLTEEEMRQGKNYLSVMRENLANLAKALTE, translated from the coding sequence ATGCAACGTTTAGTAAGAAAGGGAATTGTTGTGATGCTGTGTGCCGCCCTGGTATTGACAGTGGCGGGATGCGGGAACAAGGCTAAATCAACCCAATCTGCACCGGATAAGTTAAAGGTTTTAACAACAATATATCCGGTTTACGAATTTACACGCCAAGTTGGGGGCGATAAAGTCGAGGTAGCTATGCTGGTGCCACCTGGCGCGGAACCGCATGATTGGGAGCCGACTGCTCAGGACATGGTGAAAATTAAAGAATCTAAATTATTTTTATATCATGGCGCCGGGCTTGAACCTGTGGATAAATTACTGAAAAAAGACGTGGTAGGCACGGCTAAGACTGTGGAGGTCAGCAAGGGAATTGCCCTGCTCCCCGGACATTCTGAGGATGAAGATGAGGGCGAGGACGGTCATGATCATGAAAATAAAGCAGAAGCCAAGCATCAACATGAGCATGAATTTGACCCGCATGTCTGGCTTGATCCGGTGTTTGCCCGGCAGGAAGTAAGAGTCATTGCCGGAGCGCTGAGTGAGGTTGATCCTAACAATAAGGAATACTATCAGAAAAACGCTGAATCCTATGTACAGGAACTGGCCAAGTTGGACCAGGAATATCAGAGTGTCATAGCCAAGGCCAAGCGGCGGGATATTATCACCAGTCATACCGCTTTCGGTTATCTGGCAAAACGGTATAATCTTGACCAGGTGGGAATTATGGGATTATCGCCGGACAGCGAACCTACTCCCGACAAAATGGCTAAGGTAGTCAAATTTTGCCGGGACCATCAAGTAAAGTACATTTTTTTTGAAACAATTGTAAGTCCGAAATTAGCCGATACTATTGCCAAAGAAACAGGAGCCGGCCTGCTTGTACTCAATCCTGTGGAAAACTTAACTGAAGAAGAAATGAGGCAGGGGAAAAATTATCTTTCAGTTATGCGGGAGAATTTAGCAAATTTAGCAAAGGCGCTAACAGAGTAA
- the zur gene encoding Zinc-specific metallo-regulatory protein yields MERFITVLRGQGYKITPQRRAVIGALQECGKFATAQQVLEHVKISFPDMSLDTVYRNLSLLVELGLVHEIHMRGRDGNVFEIVTSDHHHHLVCLGCGKAECLDFCPIHIEDVVKAEENGFKVTSHALEFYGYCRECRTAS; encoded by the coding sequence TTGGAAAGGTTTATTACTGTGCTTCGCGGCCAAGGATATAAAATAACACCGCAACGCCGGGCGGTGATTGGAGCGCTCCAGGAGTGCGGCAAATTTGCCACTGCCCAGCAAGTACTGGAACATGTAAAAATAAGTTTTCCGGATATGAGCCTGGACACCGTTTACCGGAATCTAAGCTTATTGGTCGAGCTGGGATTAGTGCATGAAATACATATGCGGGGGCGGGACGGCAACGTGTTTGAAATTGTCACATCAGACCACCACCATCATTTGGTGTGCTTGGGCTGCGGCAAAGCCGAATGCCTGGATTTCTGCCCGATACATATTGAAGATGTGGTCAAGGCCGAAGAGAACGGATTTAAAGTTACTTCTCATGCACTTGAGTTTTATGGATATTGCCGTGAGTGTCGCACGGCAAGTTAG
- the fliD_2 gene encoding Flagellar hook-associated protein 2, with the protein MSDAEIENWEKKAKTGLLERDSTLRSFLSNMRNALIDAVSGLSTTITGIGITTGTYDEKGKLYIDEDTLKTAIQSNPEGVMNLFTQTSSSYPGTTIVRKLNASQRAARYSEEGIAYRIYDILQDNISTVRDSNGNKGLLIEKAGVENDASESDNMLSDQLEDLQERIKKEEDRLDDKQDSLYDQYTTLETYINTMNAQLSALSSYLSS; encoded by the coding sequence ATGTCCGATGCGGAAATAGAAAACTGGGAAAAAAAGGCTAAGACCGGATTGCTGGAAAGAGATTCGACGTTGCGCAGTTTCCTCAGCAATATGCGCAATGCCCTGATTGATGCTGTTTCCGGTTTGTCTACCACTATTACCGGCATCGGGATTACCACCGGTACTTATGATGAAAAGGGTAAACTGTATATTGACGAGGATACATTGAAAACAGCCATCCAGAGCAATCCTGAGGGGGTTATGAACCTGTTCACCCAAACGTCGTCCAGCTATCCGGGCACGACCATAGTACGCAAACTCAATGCCAGTCAGCGGGCGGCAAGATACAGCGAGGAAGGTATCGCCTACCGGATATATGATATTTTACAGGACAATATCTCAACGGTTCGCGACAGCAACGGCAATAAAGGGTTGCTCATTGAAAAGGCCGGGGTGGAAAACGACGCGTCCGAAAGCGATAATATGCTGAGCGACCAGCTTGAAGACCTTCAGGAGCGGATCAAGAAGGAAGAAGACCGGCTGGATGACAAACAAGACAGCCTTTACGACCAGTACACCACGCTGGAAACCTATATCAATACCATGAACGCTCAGTTGTCGGCCTTGTCGTCCTATCTCTCGTCATGA
- the sglT gene encoding Sodium/glucose cotransporter: MSIPLTIVLLYIALLFLISYFAQRRSSGGATNYILAGRQLTTPLITVSIVGLAIGGASTIGVSEQAYKLGLSAGWYTAAWGIGAITMGLLVAKKYRELGITTIPELLERFYDKKGMIAGVACQIIIQLVITSLQYIAGGSILCTLLPDIFTFTTGMLTSAVVFIGITFIGGMWSASLSNILNITLIYIGILLATFVSLTRVGGISNIVPKLPPNIPYFDVISGVGVTGIVSWIVVLVTVNLSLQSIIQISLGAKDEYTARRGFIIGGLMMLPIGFVCALMGIIAKSMYPDVSASLALPLTIMSLNPFLAGITLAALWAADISTACNLLLSSATLFSQDIYKRFVNPTVTEKNFLLVTKGSVLVLGMVTLLLAMTVSGIIQTLMIGLSLTAAFSVIVLFTLFMPGLCRRNSAFYTVLASLIVLILWQTMPSVRIFPHVIYLEWLACLATFFIAYLFDSNTITAANLTKPELARETSAK; the protein is encoded by the coding sequence ATGAGTATTCCTTTAACCATTGTGCTGTTATACATTGCTCTTTTATTTCTGATCAGCTACTTCGCACAGCGCCGCTCCAGCGGCGGTGCAACTAATTATATCCTGGCAGGAAGACAATTGACCACTCCACTGATTACTGTCTCAATCGTAGGCCTTGCCATAGGCGGGGCCTCGACCATCGGAGTTTCGGAGCAGGCTTATAAACTGGGTCTCTCCGCAGGCTGGTATACTGCCGCTTGGGGGATTGGCGCTATTACCATGGGACTGTTGGTGGCGAAAAAATACCGGGAACTGGGTATTACTACCATCCCGGAACTGTTGGAGCGATTTTACGACAAAAAAGGAATGATCGCCGGTGTCGCTTGCCAAATCATTATCCAATTAGTCATTACATCTCTGCAATACATTGCCGGCGGCAGCATTCTCTGCACTCTGCTCCCTGATATCTTTACCTTTACCACCGGTATGCTTACCAGCGCGGTTGTGTTTATCGGCATTACCTTTATCGGCGGTATGTGGTCTGCCAGCTTGTCCAACATATTAAATATCACGCTTATCTATATCGGCATCCTCTTAGCCACTTTTGTCAGTCTGACCCGGGTCGGCGGCATCTCGAACATTGTTCCTAAATTACCGCCCAACATACCGTATTTTGATGTGATTAGCGGTGTCGGTGTTACCGGGATTGTTAGCTGGATTGTCGTACTGGTAACGGTTAACTTGTCACTGCAAAGCATTATTCAAATTTCACTGGGCGCCAAAGATGAATACACTGCCCGCCGCGGGTTCATTATCGGTGGCCTCATGATGTTGCCCATTGGTTTCGTCTGTGCCCTAATGGGGATTATCGCAAAATCTATGTACCCTGACGTCAGCGCTTCACTTGCCTTGCCGCTTACCATTATGTCTCTGAATCCCTTCCTGGCAGGTATTACTCTGGCCGCTTTGTGGGCCGCCGATATATCCACCGCCTGTAATCTGCTATTAAGCTCAGCTACGCTGTTCTCCCAAGATATCTATAAAAGATTTGTAAACCCAACTGTTACGGAAAAAAATTTCCTTCTTGTCACTAAAGGATCGGTACTGGTTTTAGGAATGGTAACGCTGTTGCTGGCGATGACGGTAAGTGGAATTATTCAAACCCTCATGATCGGCCTTAGCCTTACCGCAGCGTTCAGTGTTATTGTATTGTTTACGCTCTTTATGCCCGGCCTGTGCCGGAGGAACTCCGCCTTTTATACCGTACTAGCCAGTCTTATCGTTTTGATCCTGTGGCAGACCATGCCGTCAGTCCGTATATTTCCTCATGTTATCTATCTGGAATGGCTGGCGTGCCTTGCTACCTTCTTTATAGCCTATTTGTTCGATTCCAACACGATTACTGCGGCAAATCTTACCAAACCGGAGCTTGCCCGGGAAACTTCAGCAAAATAA
- the hisC_4 gene encoding Histidinol-phosphate aminotransferase: MDFDKIPPRKEIEAVTVYVPGKPIEEVQREFGLERIIKLASNENPFGCSPLAQQAIIREVENAALYPESLAPALAEKLADRLGLDPDNFIFGNGSEEIIHMLTRSYISAGNEAIMADVTFPLYKTNVMIEGGVPVIIPLIDGVHNLQGMFAAITEKTRMIFICNPNNPTGTIVDKGDLLSFIEKVPGNILIIMDEAYYEYVQDEAYLETIPLMAKHPNLVILRTFSKAYGLAGLRIGYGMMQPSVRQELIKVKEVFNANRFAQAAALASLDDPSFVASCVQKNIAGRKYLEGELNNMGFTCFPSHTNFLMVKLDRSGDEVFQALLKQGIIIRPVGFPNTIRVTIGTEQENREFIAAMQKVIWVRN, translated from the coding sequence ATGGATTTTGACAAAATTCCTCCACGCAAGGAAATTGAAGCAGTAACGGTCTACGTACCAGGAAAGCCGATAGAAGAAGTACAGCGGGAATTTGGCCTAGAGCGCATTATTAAGCTGGCATCTAATGAAAATCCCTTTGGATGCTCTCCCTTGGCTCAACAGGCAATTATTCGTGAAGTTGAAAACGCGGCTTTGTACCCGGAGTCATTAGCGCCGGCTTTAGCGGAAAAGTTGGCAGACCGCCTTGGGCTTGATCCGGACAACTTTATTTTTGGAAATGGTTCGGAAGAAATCATTCACATGTTAACAAGAAGTTATATTAGTGCCGGCAATGAAGCAATCATGGCTGATGTCACTTTTCCTTTATATAAAACGAATGTAATGATTGAGGGGGGAGTTCCGGTAATTATTCCCCTGATTGACGGTGTTCATAATCTACAAGGCATGTTTGCCGCAATAACCGAAAAAACCCGGATGATTTTTATATGTAACCCCAACAATCCCACCGGAACTATTGTTGACAAGGGGGACTTGCTGTCATTTATTGAAAAGGTGCCCGGGAATATTTTGATCATCATGGATGAAGCCTATTACGAATATGTGCAAGATGAAGCATATCTCGAGACAATCCCGCTAATGGCAAAGCATCCTAATCTGGTCATCCTCCGGACCTTTTCCAAAGCTTATGGCCTGGCGGGATTGAGAATCGGGTATGGTATGATGCAGCCGTCCGTACGCCAGGAACTTATTAAAGTTAAAGAAGTATTTAATGCTAACCGCTTCGCCCAGGCGGCTGCACTGGCCTCTCTTGATGATCCCTCTTTTGTTGCGTCTTGTGTACAGAAAAATATTGCCGGCAGGAAGTATCTTGAGGGAGAACTGAACAATATGGGATTTACATGCTTTCCTTCCCACACTAACTTCTTAATGGTTAAACTGGACCGTTCAGGGGACGAAGTATTCCAGGCTCTTTTAAAACAGGGCATTATCATCCGGCCGGTCGGTTTTCCTAACACAATACGTGTAACCATTGGCACCGAACAGGAGAACAGAGAATTCATCGCGGCTATGCAGAAGGTTATCTGGGTTCGTAATTGA